The genomic region CCCTGGTGGCCTGGTCCACCGGACACCCCATTTCAGCCGAACTGCTGGCGGTCTCGGGGGCCTCGGTCACACTGATCTGCCTGATCGGCTGGGCCAGCGCGGTGATCCAGGACAAGCGCGAGGACGTGGTCCGGGAAAGCGTCTCCCTGCAGCAGAAAGACCTTCTGATGTTCCTCAAGTACTTTCTGCTTTCCGAGGCGGCCATTTTCGGCGGGCTGTTCGCGCATTACTACTACCACCGTCTGCACCTTGCGGTCTGGCCGCCGGAGGGCACTCCGGAGCTGTCCACCCACGGCCCGGCCATCGCCACGCTGATCCTGATGTTCTCCAGTTTCACGGTCGAGCTGGCGCTCAAGGCGATAGAAAAGGGCCACAAGCTGCGCTGCAAGACATTCCTTCTGATCACCGTGGCCCTGGGGCTGATCTTCCTGAACTACCAGGGCTACGAGTGGGGGCTCCTGCTCACGTTCGACAAGTTCACCACCCAGAGCAACATTTTCGGGACCATGTTCTACATGCTGACCGGGTTCCACGGCCTGCACGTGAGCATCGGGATCGTGTTCCTGCTGCTCACCTACGGCCGCCTCGAGCTGGGGCAGATGAACGAGCAGCGTCATTTCAGCGTGATCGCCTCGAGCTGGTACTGGCAT from bacterium harbors:
- a CDS encoding heme-copper oxidase subunit III — its product is MSDKPLTGTQTASVAAHVHLPPRSIWPAALALGAGLLPFALVAWSTGHPISAELLAVSGASVTLICLIGWASAVIQDKREDVVRESVSLQQKDLLMFLKYFLLSEAAIFGGLFAHYYYHRLHLAVWPPEGTPELSTHGPAIATLILMFSSFTVELALKAIEKGHKLRCKTFLLITVALGLIFLNYQGYEWGLLLTFDKFTTQSNIFGTMFYMLTGFHGLHVSIGIVFLLLTYGRLELGQMNEQRHFSVIASSWYWHFVDIVWVLLFFSLYLI